The bacterium DNA window GCTTGTGTGCTATTTCTGTTTTCCCTACACCGGTTGGACCAGCAATAACAATTGCTGTATTATCTTTCACTTAAATCCTAAGTCTCTTTTATTTCCTTTTCCTTCTGTAAAAGGAGCTCGTCTATCCTTTCTATATAACCATCTGTCTCCTTTTGTATTTCCTCTTTTAGCCTAAATGCATCATCCTCTCCCATCTCTTTATTTTTCTTCCTTTCATCAATCTTGTGGTTTAGCTCATGCCTTATATTCCTTATCGCCACCCTTTTTTCTTCCGCCAAAGCCTTTACCATCTTATCCAGTTCTTTTCTCCTCTCATCGGTTAAGGGAGGAATAATAAGCCTTATTACTTCACCATCAGATGTTGGATGTAATCCAATGTTGGCATTCATAATGGCCTTTGTAATTGCCTTTTCTTGTGCTTTGTCCCAGGGTTGAATAACAATCTGCTTTGCCTCTGGGATAGATATGCTTGCCAGCTGGTTTATGGGAAGAAAGCTTCCATAACACTCTACCTTGATATGCTCAATAAGAGAAGGGGATGCCCTTCCTGTTCTTATGTGAGAAAGCTCATCTTTACAGGATTTAACCACCCCCTCCATCTTCTCCCTTGCATCCTTTATCACCTTTTCCATTTTTACCTCCTTACAATTGTTCCTATCTTTTCTCCCAATATTGCCCTTTTCATATTCCCCTTTTGTAAAATATTAAATACAATAAGGGGAAGATTATTTTCTCTGCATAGAGAAATAGCAGATGCATCCATTATCTTTAAATCATTCTTTAAAACATCCATATAGGTCAGTTCATCATATTTTTTAGATGTTTTATCTATTAAGGGATCTCCACTATAAATACCCTCAACCTTTGTTGCCTTAAGGAGGACATCGGCATTTATCTCTGCCGCCCGCAATGCTGCCGCTGTATCGGTTGAAAAGAATGGATTTCCCGTTCCGCAGGCAAATATAACAATCCGGCCCTTTTCCAGATGCCTTATTGCCCTCCTTCTTATATATGGCTCGGCAACCTTTTCCATCTCAAGGCTGGAAAGAACCCTGCAGGGTGTGCCAATTTCCTCTAACGAATCCTGAAGAAATAATGAATTCATTAAGGTGGCAAGCATTCCTATATAATCAGCCGTTGCCCTCTCCATACCTTGTGCATCCTTATCTATTCCCCTAAAGAGGTTTCCGCCCCCCATACTTATGGCAATATCCACGCCAAGCTCCTTGATTTCCTTTAGCTCATAAGATATAGAGATTGCCTTTTCTCTATTCATTCCGTACCCAATATCCTTTGACAAAATCTCTCCTGAGAGCTTAAGTAGAACCCTTTTATACATTATTGTTTATCTCCTTCACTCCACAACCTCATACCAATTTTCTTTATACCTAAAGATTATCCTTTTGCCTAGGCTAAATATCTTTCCCACATCTTCATTAAGAAAAGCAAAGTATTCATCGCTTTCGTATTTTATCTTCTTTGTTTGCTGGTCTTTATATTCGATATCCTGCCATCTTCCATCCTTTAGGATATATGTTCTTCCTTTGATATATTTCACATTATAATGGCTTGGTTTGGCAATAGTTTCTTCTTTTAAAGCAAGCATGCTCTCGGCAGCTTTTACCGCCTCTTTTCCTACATCCTGCTTACTTAAAGCCTTGAACCTCTCTTGGATTACCCTTTTCTCCTCCTCTATAACCAGAAATGATGTATAAGGTGTGATTATTCCATATTTCTTGCTTAATGCCTTTATTTCCTCAATTATCTCCTCATTTTCGCCTTTTAGCCTTATCTGGTCTAATAAATAGCCAATTTTCCTGGTTGCCCAAAGATGTGCCAGGAATTCGTTATCTTTTTCCTTTTTTGGAAAATTTACCTTGTATTCATAGACCTTTTTTTCTTTCATCATTCCAGAAAGAACTAGGGTTGCCTTTCCATAGCCCTTATACCTTCCAAGCAGGATGATTTGCGAGCCAAAGAAAAGGTCGGGAAGCTTCTTTGGGTATAAATCATAGACAGAGACCTCCCCAAAGGATAATGAAACATCAGATAAAACAGGGTTTTCTATCTTCTTATAAAGCCCTGATATGGGGGCTTCAATATCCTCATCTTCCCTTATGTAGGTTGAAATTCCCCTGTTTTCCGAGGAAACAAGATCAAGGAGGTTTGTATTTACATTATCACCCACACCAAAGACAAAGATGCGCGAGGCAATATTTTTCTCTTTAACATTTTTTGTTATCTTTTGGATATCGGTTTCACCCACCGTAGGAAGCCCATCGGTTACAAAGAGGATTATATGGGGTCTCTTTTCCTGCTTTATAAATGAGGAAAGGAGGGCATCGTTTATGTTTGTGCCACCCGATGCCTTAATATTTTTTATAAAATCCCTTGCTTTTTCTTTATTTTCTAAGCTTGCTTCCCCTATCTCTTTAAACAATGGCTCAACCTCCGAACTAAACCTTATAATATTAAACCTATCCCCTTGCTTAAGGCTATTTATACAAAAAAACAAGGAAGATTTTGCCTGCTCTATCTTATTTCCCGACATACTTCCCGATGTATCAATGACAAAGGTTATATCCTTGGGAAGGCTTTCTTCTCTCTTTTGATTTGGTGAGGCAAGTAGCAAAAAGAATCCATCCTCATCGCCTTTATGGGTAAGCAATGAAACCCCAATATCCTTTTTATCCAAAGTATAATAGAGAATAAAATCAGAGAAGGGCCTTTTGTTGCTTTCCTCGTAGGTTACCCTTGCATTATAATCATCCTTTCTTTCTACCTTTACATTATGGGTGGGAGAATACACATTTTTAATGGGAATGTCTAATTTTATTTCAACATTTATAAGGATTTCTTTTATCGGGTTTTCCGATAATTTTTCAATATC harbors:
- the frr gene encoding ribosome recycling factor, with protein sequence MEKVIKDAREKMEGVVKSCKDELSHIRTGRASPSLIEHIKVECYGSFLPINQLASISIPEAKQIVIQPWDKAQEKAITKAIMNANIGLHPTSDGEVIRLIIPPLTDERRKELDKMVKALAEEKRVAIRNIRHELNHKIDERKKNKEMGEDDAFRLKEEIQKETDGYIERIDELLLQKEKEIKET
- the pyrH gene encoding UMP kinase is translated as MYKRVLLKLSGEILSKDIGYGMNREKAISISYELKEIKELGVDIAISMGGGNLFRGIDKDAQGMERATADYIGMLATLMNSLFLQDSLEEIGTPCRVLSSLEMEKVAEPYIRRRAIRHLEKGRIVIFACGTGNPFFSTDTAAALRAAEINADVLLKATKVEGIYSGDPLIDKTSKKYDELTYMDVLKNDLKIMDASAISLCRENNLPLIVFNILQKGNMKRAILGEKIGTIVRR
- a CDS encoding VIT domain-containing protein, with the translated sequence MKKALFLIPFLCFGDGVIIPIPPRPEIKPVPLSLDYHKVNVKIKGQAASTVVDQAFINPYKEDIEGTYIFPLPQGAGISSFSLFQDGKKISGEILDKEKARKIYEDIVRRMKDPGLLEYIGGNLFKARVYPIPAKGKKRIELSYDEIIKADEGVCKYVYPLDIEKLSENPIKEILINVEIKLDIPIKNVYSPTHNVKVERKDDYNARVTYEESNKRPFSDFILYYTLDKKDIGVSLLTHKGDEDGFFLLLASPNQKREESLPKDITFVIDTSGSMSGNKIEQAKSSLFFCINSLKQGDRFNIIRFSSEVEPLFKEIGEASLENKEKARDFIKNIKASGGTNINDALLSSFIKQEKRPHIILFVTDGLPTVGETDIQKITKNVKEKNIASRIFVFGVGDNVNTNLLDLVSSENRGISTYIREDEDIEAPISGLYKKIENPVLSDVSLSFGEVSVYDLYPKKLPDLFFGSQIILLGRYKGYGKATLVLSGMMKEKKVYEYKVNFPKKEKDNEFLAHLWATRKIGYLLDQIRLKGENEEIIEEIKALSKKYGIITPYTSFLVIEEEKRVIQERFKALSKQDVGKEAVKAAESMLALKEETIAKPSHYNVKYIKGRTYILKDGRWQDIEYKDQQTKKIKYESDEYFAFLNEDVGKIFSLGKRIIFRYKENWYEVVE